One window of the Streptomyces asoensis genome contains the following:
- a CDS encoding multicopper oxidase family protein, giving the protein MTHTTDPASGAGRQSKGAHARSDRGAKDERHTKSSETKGGHGKGLHRRKFLGGMAGAAGLAAVGTAGVTFSLLTGGNSNKASAADATGTLTIPDLLEATTSDGTTTYTLTAKTGTGEVLSGVTSTTAGYNGSYLGPTMKWTKGDTVLMNFTNTLGADTSVHFHGAHIPPKMDGGPQNAFADGVTWSPTFEVLDEAKTLWYHPHALGTTAEQVVHGLAGMIIVEDDSDVSAALPSEYGVDDIPIILQCLAVDSAGDIKYEAAGYRSSGVSFPVLVNGTNVDSTTLGFTATKKRTRFRVLNASPADIMTVQRGDGGTLTQIATDQGYLTEPTEVTTIRLVAGARAEFVLDLEDAVTLQAVVTTGWIRGGSGTYDFLTVTPDATDTPAALPSTLNTITRYDTSDFTARTITLGQGTGGTMSINGSVGTTMAGMAMISTTLNAEEVWTITNSTQLEHSFHLHDVPYQVIEINGEAPTGVDLGWFDTFEVVGGGSIKIAMKFTDFTDDTYMYMLHCHLLQHEDEGMMASLMVTDS; this is encoded by the coding sequence ATGACCCACACCACAGATCCCGCCTCCGGCGCGGGACGGCAGAGCAAGGGCGCCCACGCCCGGAGCGACCGGGGCGCCAAGGACGAGCGCCACACGAAGAGCAGCGAGACCAAGGGCGGGCACGGCAAGGGCCTGCACCGGCGGAAGTTCCTCGGCGGCATGGCGGGGGCGGCCGGGCTGGCCGCCGTCGGGACCGCCGGGGTCACCTTCTCCCTGCTGACGGGCGGCAACAGCAACAAGGCGTCCGCCGCCGACGCCACCGGCACCCTCACGATCCCCGACCTGCTGGAGGCCACCACCTCCGACGGCACCACCACCTACACCCTGACCGCGAAGACCGGCACCGGCGAGGTGCTCAGCGGCGTCACCAGCACCACGGCCGGCTACAACGGTTCGTACCTCGGCCCGACCATGAAGTGGACCAAGGGCGACACGGTCCTGATGAACTTCACCAACACCCTGGGCGCGGACACCTCGGTCCACTTCCACGGCGCCCACATCCCGCCCAAGATGGACGGCGGCCCGCAGAACGCCTTCGCGGACGGCGTGACCTGGTCGCCCACCTTCGAGGTGCTCGACGAGGCCAAGACGCTCTGGTACCACCCGCACGCCCTGGGCACCACGGCCGAGCAGGTCGTCCACGGTCTGGCCGGCATGATCATCGTGGAGGACGACTCGGACGTCTCGGCCGCGCTGCCGAGCGAGTACGGCGTCGACGACATCCCGATCATCCTCCAGTGTCTGGCGGTCGACAGCGCCGGCGACATCAAGTACGAGGCGGCCGGCTATCGCAGCTCCGGCGTCAGCTTCCCGGTACTGGTCAACGGCACCAACGTCGACTCGACCACCCTCGGCTTCACCGCGACCAAGAAGCGCACCCGCTTCCGGGTCCTGAACGCCTCCCCCGCCGACATCATGACCGTCCAGCGCGGCGACGGCGGGACGCTCACCCAGATCGCCACCGACCAGGGCTATCTCACCGAGCCCACCGAGGTGACCACGATCCGGCTGGTGGCCGGCGCCCGCGCCGAGTTCGTCCTCGACCTCGAGGACGCGGTCACGCTCCAGGCCGTCGTCACCACCGGCTGGATCCGCGGCGGCAGCGGCACCTACGACTTCCTGACCGTGACCCCCGACGCCACCGACACCCCGGCCGCCCTGCCGAGCACGCTCAACACCATCACCCGGTACGACACGAGCGACTTCACCGCGCGGACCATCACCCTCGGTCAGGGCACCGGCGGGACCATGTCGATCAACGGCTCGGTGGGCACCACCATGGCCGGGATGGCGATGATCAGCACGACGCTGAACGCCGAGGAGGTCTGGACGATCACGAACAGCACGCAGCTCGAGCACTCGTTCCATCTGCATGACGTGCCCTACCAGGTGATCGAGATCAACGGCGAGGCGCCGACCGGCGTCGACCTCGGCTGGTTCGACACCTTCGAGGTCGTCGGCGGCGGCTCCATCAAGATCGCGATGAAGTTCACCGACTTCACCGACGACACGTACATGTACATGCTCCATTGCCATCTTCTCCAGCACGAGGACGAGGGCATGATGGCGTCCCTCATGGTCACGGACAGCTAG
- a CDS encoding formylglycine-generating enzyme family protein gives MTAESSRERHVTRRKLFLLGGAGAAGLALPGRAPAAAAPGAAQETAAGEELVEIPADPDFVFAADLSNNKGAGEAAAVTAGYWLGAYQVTNARYGSFLEDSDRAAPSYWADGAVPSGKEDHPVLGVSAEDADAYCAWLTARADGWTFRLPTEAEWENAARGPGAYAYPWGQEAGTTYNGSTLTSRYNYNAVCAAYYLTHYGSTEATYDNPESSRYGESEPISDILAVTATGGVSGWIDHSTWTGFVYTDVFDALTATGGNTSAVGAYPDGVSAHGAYDMAGNCFEWTSSVVTATNGAEAGQQVNAVRGGSWYATGRSCATWYRGEGREGSGGYATVGFRVAADRS, from the coding sequence ATGACCGCCGAGTCATCGCGCGAACGCCACGTCACCCGACGGAAGTTGTTCCTGCTCGGCGGCGCCGGAGCCGCCGGGCTCGCGCTGCCCGGCCGGGCCCCGGCGGCAGCGGCGCCGGGCGCCGCGCAGGAGACCGCCGCCGGCGAGGAGCTCGTGGAGATCCCGGCCGATCCGGACTTCGTGTTCGCCGCCGACCTGTCGAACAACAAGGGCGCGGGGGAGGCCGCCGCGGTCACCGCCGGCTACTGGCTCGGCGCCTACCAGGTCACCAACGCCCGGTACGGATCGTTCCTCGAGGACTCCGACCGCGCCGCCCCCTCCTACTGGGCCGACGGCGCCGTCCCGTCCGGCAAGGAGGATCATCCGGTCCTCGGGGTCTCGGCGGAGGACGCCGACGCCTACTGCGCCTGGCTCACGGCTCGGGCCGACGGCTGGACCTTCCGGCTGCCGACCGAGGCGGAGTGGGAGAACGCTGCGCGCGGCCCCGGGGCGTACGCCTACCCGTGGGGCCAGGAGGCCGGCACCACCTACAACGGCTCCACCCTGACCAGCAGATACAACTACAACGCGGTGTGCGCCGCGTACTACCTCACCCACTACGGGTCCACCGAGGCGACCTACGACAACCCCGAATCCAGCCGCTACGGCGAGAGCGAACCGATCTCCGACATCCTCGCCGTCACCGCCACCGGCGGGGTGAGCGGCTGGATCGACCACTCGACCTGGACCGGCTTCGTCTACACCGACGTCTTCGACGCGCTGACCGCGACCGGGGGCAACACCTCGGCCGTCGGCGCGTATCCGGACGGCGTCAGTGCGCACGGCGCGTACGACATGGCGGGCAACTGCTTCGAGTGGACCTCCAGCGTGGTCACGGCCACCAACGGCGCCGAGGCCGGGCAACAGGTCAACGCCGTGCGGGGCGGCTCCTGGTACGCGACCGGCCGCAGCTGCGCCACCTGGTACCGGGGCGAGGGCCGCGAAGGCAGCGGCGGCTACGCCACCGTGGGCTTCCGCGTCGCGGCCGACCGGAGCTGA
- a CDS encoding TetR family transcriptional regulator gives MSHTLGIRQAQKQKTRQALMDAALVLLEEQSLSSLGLREVTRAVGVAPTAFYRHFRSTADLGVALVEEALGSLHPMIRTTVTAADTSEERITRAVELIAGHVTAYPAPVRFIARERHGGVQPVREAIRDQLARFAEEVKTELAKDAESEGWSDDDLLMLSHLYVDQMLVTASLFLEALESSPEDRERVSRLAARQMRLISIGRRHWLD, from the coding sequence ATGAGTCACACCCTCGGCATCCGGCAGGCCCAGAAGCAGAAGACCCGGCAGGCGCTCATGGACGCGGCGTTGGTGCTGCTGGAGGAGCAGAGCCTGAGCAGCCTGGGGCTGCGCGAGGTCACCCGCGCCGTCGGGGTCGCCCCGACCGCCTTCTACCGCCACTTCCGCTCCACCGCGGATCTGGGCGTGGCCCTGGTCGAGGAGGCGCTGGGCAGCCTGCACCCGATGATCCGGACCACGGTGACCGCGGCCGACACGAGCGAGGAACGCATCACGCGCGCTGTCGAGTTGATCGCCGGTCATGTGACCGCGTACCCCGCACCCGTCCGTTTCATCGCCCGTGAACGACATGGCGGGGTACAGCCGGTGCGGGAGGCGATCCGGGACCAACTGGCCCGGTTCGCCGAGGAGGTGAAGACCGAACTGGCCAAGGACGCCGAGTCCGAAGGCTGGAGCGACGACGACCTGCTGATGCTCTCGCATCTCTACGTCGACCAGATGCTCGTCACGGCCTCGCTGTTCCTGGAGGCACTGGAGTCCTCGCCGGAGGACCGGGAGCGGGTCAGCCGGCTCGCCGCCCGCCAGATGCGGCTCATCAGCATCGGCCGCAGGCACTGGCTGGACTGA
- a CDS encoding FG-GAP repeat domain-containing protein translates to MSPIPSKCRPAVVALLLVGALATTPTATAGERAASNSCAGTLSYTRLDTSSAAAAQTRHLVTGDLNGDGTQDVVAANLDADSVTVLLGAGDGTFAAGTAHPVGTRPYQSVLADFDGDGSLDLATADFGGAQVSVLLNTGDGGFGTASALDVGTSPRALATGDLDGDGTPDLVVAEQGPSTVRVLLGRGDGTFDDRGQTATGSQPHGIVVGDFDGDGAADVATASVGSAGVGVLLGDGAGGLGAVAGYAATARLYSLAEGDFDGNGTLDLATVSNGADVLDVLPGNGDGTFGAATGYATSALPVAVGAADLDGDGLTDLMVSSLKGNSVTLFQGVRGGPLTPLAELPAPGAYDAAAADLDGDGVRDLAVANSTGGEVDVFKGACQPPPPPWTWPGCAGPGAAAGTSTAGGSLLKRLE, encoded by the coding sequence ATGAGCCCGATCCCGTCGAAGTGCCGCCCCGCCGTGGTCGCCCTGCTCCTCGTCGGTGCCCTGGCCACGACCCCGACGGCCACCGCCGGCGAGCGGGCCGCGAGCAACTCCTGCGCGGGCACGCTCTCGTACACCCGGCTGGACACCTCCTCGGCGGCCGCCGCGCAGACCCGGCACCTCGTCACCGGGGACCTGAACGGCGACGGTACGCAGGACGTGGTCGCCGCCAACCTCGACGCCGACTCGGTGACCGTGCTGCTCGGCGCGGGCGACGGGACGTTCGCCGCGGGCACCGCCCACCCGGTCGGTACGCGCCCGTACCAGAGCGTGCTCGCCGACTTCGACGGCGACGGCAGCCTCGACCTCGCGACCGCCGACTTCGGCGGCGCCCAGGTCAGCGTGTTGCTGAACACCGGTGACGGCGGCTTCGGCACGGCCTCGGCGCTCGACGTCGGCACATCGCCGCGCGCGCTGGCCACCGGCGACCTCGACGGCGACGGCACGCCCGACCTCGTCGTCGCCGAGCAGGGCCCGAGCACGGTGCGCGTGCTGCTCGGACGCGGCGACGGCACCTTCGACGACCGGGGCCAGACCGCCACGGGGAGCCAGCCGCACGGCATCGTCGTCGGCGACTTCGACGGCGACGGCGCTGCGGACGTGGCCACGGCCAGTGTCGGAAGCGCCGGGGTCGGTGTGCTGCTCGGTGACGGTGCCGGCGGCCTCGGCGCCGTGGCCGGGTACGCGGCCACCGCCCGTCTCTACTCCCTCGCCGAGGGCGACTTCGACGGGAACGGCACCCTCGACCTGGCCACGGTGAGCAACGGCGCCGATGTGCTGGACGTGCTGCCGGGCAACGGCGACGGGACCTTCGGCGCGGCCACCGGCTACGCCACCTCCGCGCTGCCGGTCGCGGTGGGCGCCGCCGACCTGGACGGCGACGGACTCACCGACCTGATGGTCTCCTCCCTGAAGGGCAACTCGGTGACGCTCTTCCAGGGCGTGCGCGGCGGCCCGCTCACCCCGCTCGCCGAGCTCCCCGCCCCTGGCGCCTATGACGCGGCGGCCGCCGATCTCGACGGTGACGGCGTACGCGACCTCGCGGTGGCCAACAGCACCGGAGGCGAGGTGGACGTGTTCAAAGGTGCCTGCCAGCCACCGCCACCACCATGGACCTGGCCCGGGTGCGCTGGGCCAGGGGCTGCCGCCGGCACTTCCACTGCCGGCGGCAGCCTGCTCAAGAGGCTGGAGTGA
- a CDS encoding DUF4190 domain-containing protein, with the protein MQLTAPATRRTGVRDTDGMAVASFILGLLGLLVLNVFLGPIAIVLASVALWRGTARRGRAFLGLGLGVADLLVLVAFMQADATVSWSF; encoded by the coding sequence ATGCAACTCACCGCACCGGCCACCCGCCGCACCGGCGTCCGGGACACCGACGGCATGGCCGTCGCGTCCTTCATCCTCGGCCTTCTCGGCCTGCTCGTCCTCAACGTGTTCCTCGGCCCGATCGCCATCGTCCTGGCGTCGGTCGCCCTCTGGCGCGGCACGGCCCGCCGCGGGCGAGCCTTCCTCGGACTGGGTCTGGGCGTCGCCGACCTCCTGGTCCTGGTGGCGTTCATGCAGGCCGACGCGACGGTTTCCTGGAGCTTCTGA
- a CDS encoding alpha/beta hydrolase: MSLTGTPFLYTLIALSVVAVALPLLMWSRLRGPRVLRAAARMMMLLSAQGTAVALVFVLVNNANGLYDTWDDLLGTGTHVQQAADLGADGTGGIALDRLPKVRQTFTQAEGPGMHAAGGVRVTQLEGRVSGVNAEVYVWLPPQYDEPAYAHRAFPVVELLPGYPGSAKSWYGTLHVHEQLAPLMRAGKIAPFILVAPRTTLLPGVDTGCANVPGTVNADSWLSIDVPKMVRDNFRAQPAPKGWAVAGYSAGGHCAAKLAVAHPDRYRAAVSLSGYSDPIVEPNSLAAQSPGLRRANNPCLLLRKATVPPPVALYLSGQPKDGYEAALALRKEAKAPTAVHVVYIPTSAGGHTMTLWRPQVVPAFRWLTTQLGQRPVTGDGTGKAKGTTPRAPSSVDSKHAALASGTASRAAAARRR, translated from the coding sequence ATGAGCCTCACCGGGACTCCGTTCCTCTACACCCTGATCGCGCTGTCCGTGGTCGCCGTCGCGCTGCCGCTGCTGATGTGGTCGCGGCTGCGCGGGCCGCGGGTCCTGCGCGCCGCGGCCCGGATGATGATGCTGCTGTCCGCCCAGGGCACGGCCGTGGCCCTGGTCTTCGTCCTGGTCAACAACGCCAACGGCCTGTACGACACGTGGGACGACCTGCTGGGCACCGGCACCCATGTGCAGCAGGCCGCCGACCTGGGCGCCGACGGCACCGGCGGGATCGCGCTGGACCGGCTGCCCAAGGTCCGGCAGACGTTCACACAGGCCGAGGGGCCGGGCATGCACGCGGCGGGCGGGGTACGCGTCACCCAGCTCGAGGGCCGGGTCTCCGGCGTCAACGCCGAGGTCTACGTCTGGCTGCCCCCGCAGTACGACGAGCCCGCCTACGCGCACCGCGCCTTCCCCGTGGTGGAGCTGCTGCCGGGCTACCCCGGGTCCGCGAAGTCCTGGTACGGGACGCTGCACGTGCACGAACAACTGGCACCGCTGATGCGCGCGGGCAAGATCGCCCCGTTCATCCTGGTCGCGCCGCGCACCACACTGCTGCCGGGCGTGGACACCGGCTGCGCCAACGTCCCGGGCACCGTCAACGCCGACAGCTGGCTCAGCATCGACGTACCGAAGATGGTCAGGGACAACTTCCGGGCCCAGCCCGCACCCAAGGGCTGGGCGGTCGCCGGGTACTCCGCCGGGGGCCACTGCGCAGCCAAGCTCGCCGTCGCCCACCCGGACCGCTACCGGGCGGCCGTGAGCCTGTCCGGCTACAGCGACCCGATCGTCGAGCCCAACTCCCTCGCCGCGCAGAGCCCCGGTCTGCGCCGCGCCAACAACCCCTGCCTGCTGCTGCGCAAGGCCACCGTGCCGCCGCCCGTGGCCCTCTACCTCTCCGGCCAGCCGAAGGACGGCTACGAGGCGGCCCTGGCCCTGCGGAAGGAGGCGAAGGCGCCGACAGCCGTGCACGTCGTCTACATCCCGACCAGCGCGGGCGGCCACACCATGACGCTGTGGCGGCCGCAGGTCGTGCCGGCGTTCCGCTGGCTGACCACCCAGCTGGGCCAGCGCCCGGTCACCGGCGACGGGACGGGGAAGGCGAAGGGGACTACTCCTCGCGCACCGTCGAGCGTCGATTCCAAGCACGCGGCGCTCGCCAGTGGAACCGCATCGCGAGCAGCCGCAGCACGAAGGCGGTGA
- a CDS encoding thioesterase family protein, translated as MPEAATAAAEPASIALVTAPTGDGEFEFDRDTALTRRAPGVYDIDLSAGWTIISAVNGGYLLAVLGRALADALPHRDPFTISAHYLTASQPGPAVVRTDVVRTGRTLSTGQASLFQYDENGAEVERIRVLASYGDLDTLPDDVRTTAKPPAIPPMDQCFGPEDGPAPVDGSSAIADRLMLKLDPSTLGWALGQPSGKGEMRAWFGLKDGRDPDPLSLLLAVDALPPTAFEIGLRGWVPTVELTVHVRCRPAPGPLRVSITTRNLAGGFLEEDAEVWDSADRLVAQSRQLARVRLG; from the coding sequence ATGCCAGAAGCAGCTACCGCGGCGGCCGAGCCGGCCTCCATCGCCCTCGTCACGGCCCCCACCGGAGACGGTGAGTTCGAGTTCGACCGCGACACCGCGCTCACCCGACGCGCGCCCGGGGTCTACGACATCGACCTCTCGGCCGGCTGGACGATCATCAGCGCCGTCAACGGCGGCTACCTTCTCGCCGTCCTCGGCCGCGCGCTCGCGGACGCCCTGCCGCACCGTGACCCGTTCACGATCTCGGCGCACTACCTCACGGCGTCCCAGCCCGGCCCCGCGGTCGTCCGCACGGACGTCGTACGCACCGGCCGCACCCTCTCCACCGGCCAGGCCTCGCTCTTCCAGTACGACGAGAACGGCGCCGAGGTCGAGCGGATCCGCGTCCTCGCCTCCTACGGCGATCTGGACACCCTGCCGGACGACGTCCGTACGACGGCGAAGCCGCCCGCGATCCCGCCGATGGACCAGTGCTTCGGCCCCGAGGACGGACCGGCGCCCGTCGACGGCAGCTCCGCGATCGCCGACCGTCTGATGCTCAAGCTCGACCCGTCGACCCTCGGCTGGGCGCTCGGACAGCCCTCCGGCAAGGGCGAGATGCGGGCCTGGTTCGGCCTGAAGGACGGCCGCGACCCCGACCCGCTCTCCCTCCTCCTCGCGGTGGACGCCCTGCCGCCCACCGCCTTCGAGATCGGCCTGCGCGGCTGGGTCCCCACGGTCGAGCTGACGGTCCACGTCCGCTGCCGTCCGGCTCCGGGCCCGCTGCGCGTCTCCATCACCACCCGCAACCTCGCCGGCGGTTTCCTTGAGGAGGACGCCGAGGTCTGGGACAGCGCGGACCGACTGGTCGCGCAGTCACGGCAGTTGGCGCGGGTCAGGCTCGGCTGA
- a CDS encoding trimeric intracellular cation channel family protein: protein MLQQIFSPSVQHTLDLIGIFVFAISGALLAVRKNFDVFGIAMLAEVTALGGGVFRDLVIGAVPPAAFTDLGYFLTPLLAALLVVFLHPQVERIQAGVNAFDAAGLGLFCVTGTTKAYDYGLGLTASAALGVATAVGGGVLRDVLANEVPSLLRWDRDLYAVPAIVGATLVVLCIRYDALTPLASGVAAVTAFVLRLLAMRFHWRAPRAWNRRSTVREE from the coding sequence GTGCTCCAGCAAATCTTCAGCCCCTCCGTCCAGCACACGCTCGACCTGATCGGCATCTTCGTCTTCGCCATCTCGGGCGCGCTGCTGGCCGTCCGCAAGAACTTCGACGTGTTCGGCATCGCCATGCTCGCCGAGGTCACCGCGCTGGGCGGCGGAGTCTTCCGGGACCTGGTCATCGGGGCCGTGCCCCCGGCCGCCTTCACGGACCTGGGGTACTTCCTCACCCCGCTGCTGGCCGCCCTTCTGGTCGTCTTCCTGCACCCGCAGGTGGAGCGCATCCAGGCGGGCGTCAACGCCTTCGACGCGGCCGGCCTCGGCCTGTTCTGCGTCACGGGGACGACGAAGGCCTACGACTACGGCCTCGGCCTCACCGCGTCGGCCGCGCTGGGCGTCGCCACCGCCGTCGGCGGCGGTGTGCTGCGCGATGTGCTGGCCAACGAGGTGCCCTCGCTGCTGCGCTGGGACCGCGACCTCTACGCGGTCCCGGCGATCGTCGGCGCCACCCTGGTGGTGCTCTGCATCCGCTACGACGCGCTCACCCCGCTGGCCAGCGGAGTGGCCGCGGTCACCGCCTTCGTGCTGCGGCTGCTCGCGATGCGGTTCCACTGGCGAGCGCCGCGTGCTTGGAATCGACGCTCGACGGTGCGCGAGGAGTAG
- a CDS encoding cysteine desulfurase family protein, which translates to MAYLDHAATTPMLPEAVEALTAHLGVTGNASSLHAAGRQARRTVEEARETLAEALGARPSEVVLTSGGTEADNLAVKGLYWSRRDTDPARTRVLASPVEHHAVLDAVHWLGEHEGATVEYLPVDSYGRVHPEALREAIARDPHDVALATVMWANNEIGTILPVRELADVAAEFGVPLHADAVQAFGQVPVDFSASGLAAMTVSGHKIGGPYGIGALLLGREHTPVPVLHGGGQERHVRSGTLDVPAIASFAVAGRLAAEQREWFAREIGALRDSLIDAVRTAVPDAILGGDPVDRLPANAHFTFPGCEGDSLLLLLDAQGIECSTGSACTAGVAQPSHVLLATGTDPDLARGTLRFSLGHTSTEADVEAVAKAIGPAVERARAAGLT; encoded by the coding sequence ATGGCATACCTCGACCACGCCGCGACCACGCCGATGCTCCCCGAGGCGGTCGAGGCACTCACCGCGCACCTGGGCGTCACCGGCAACGCCTCCTCCCTCCACGCGGCCGGCCGGCAGGCCCGCCGCACGGTCGAAGAAGCCCGGGAGACCCTCGCGGAGGCGCTCGGCGCCCGTCCCAGCGAGGTCGTCCTCACCTCCGGCGGCACCGAGGCCGACAACCTCGCGGTCAAGGGCCTGTACTGGTCCCGCCGTGACACGGACCCGGCCCGCACCCGGGTCCTGGCCAGCCCGGTCGAACACCACGCGGTCCTCGACGCCGTGCACTGGCTCGGCGAGCACGAGGGCGCCACGGTCGAGTACCTGCCGGTCGACTCCTACGGGCGGGTCCATCCCGAGGCGCTCCGCGAAGCCATCGCCCGCGACCCCCACGACGTGGCCCTGGCCACCGTCATGTGGGCGAACAACGAGATCGGCACGATCCTGCCGGTCCGTGAACTGGCGGACGTGGCGGCCGAGTTCGGCGTCCCGCTGCACGCCGACGCCGTCCAGGCCTTCGGCCAGGTCCCCGTCGACTTCTCCGCCTCCGGCCTCGCCGCGATGACGGTCTCCGGCCACAAGATCGGCGGCCCGTACGGCATCGGCGCCCTGCTCCTCGGCCGCGAGCACACCCCCGTACCCGTCCTGCACGGCGGCGGCCAGGAGCGCCATGTCCGCTCCGGCACCCTCGACGTCCCCGCCATCGCCTCCTTCGCGGTCGCCGGACGCCTCGCCGCCGAGCAGCGCGAGTGGTTCGCCCGCGAGATCGGCGCGCTGCGCGACTCGCTGATCGACGCCGTCCGTACGGCCGTCCCGGACGCGATCCTCGGCGGGGACCCGGTGGACCGGCTCCCGGCCAACGCCCACTTCACCTTCCCGGGCTGCGAGGGCGACTCCCTGCTGCTGCTGCTCGACGCCCAGGGCATCGAGTGCTCCACCGGCTCCGCCTGCACCGCCGGCGTCGCCCAGCCCAGCCACGTCCTGCTCGCCACCGGCACCGATCCCGACCTGGCCCGCGGCACCCTGCGCTTCTCCCTCGGCCACACCTCCACCGAGGCCGACGTCGAGGCGGTCGCCAAGGCCATCGGCCCGGCGGTGGAGCGGGCGCGCGCCGCCGGACTGACGTAA
- a CDS encoding ABC transporter ATP-binding protein, producing the protein MSDDEKAVKIPAQADGPTEQGATLTKDAAPGEVLLKVTGLQKHFPIKKGLLQRQVGAVHAVDGIDFEVRSGETLGVVGESGCGKSTMGRLITRLLEPTAGKVEFQGKDITHLGVSGMRPLRRDVQMIFQDPYSSLNPRHTIGTIVGAPFKLQGVEPEGGVKKEVQRLLSVVGLNPEHYNRYPHEFSGGQRQRIGIARALALNPKLVVADEPVSALDVSIQAQVVNLLDDLQQELGLTYVIIAHDLSVVRHVSDRIAVMYLGKIVELADRDLLYKSPMHPYTKALMSAVPIPDPRRKHAKSERILLKGDVPSPISPPSGCRFHTRCWKATQVCKTTEPVLVELRTGQQVACHHPENFEDQAPQDTVLLTVAKEAAELVADEVLAESAETSAAVAAEVAAEAAAETAEPTEATGDTEAVDETASEASGDDTPAKEK; encoded by the coding sequence GTGAGTGACGACGAGAAAGCGGTGAAGATCCCCGCGCAGGCCGACGGGCCGACGGAGCAGGGCGCCACCCTCACCAAGGACGCCGCCCCCGGCGAGGTCCTGCTGAAGGTGACCGGGCTCCAGAAGCACTTCCCGATCAAGAAGGGCCTGCTCCAGCGGCAGGTCGGGGCGGTGCACGCGGTCGACGGCATCGACTTCGAGGTCCGCTCCGGCGAGACGCTCGGCGTCGTGGGCGAGTCCGGCTGTGGCAAGTCCACGATGGGCCGGCTGATCACCCGGCTGCTCGAGCCGACCGCGGGCAAGGTCGAGTTCCAGGGCAAGGACATCACCCACCTCGGGGTGAGCGGCATGCGCCCGCTGCGCCGCGATGTGCAGATGATCTTCCAGGACCCGTACTCGTCGCTGAACCCGCGCCACACCATCGGCACGATCGTCGGCGCTCCCTTCAAGCTCCAGGGCGTCGAGCCCGAGGGCGGCGTCAAGAAGGAAGTGCAGCGGCTGCTGTCGGTCGTGGGTCTCAACCCCGAGCACTACAACCGCTACCCGCACGAGTTCTCCGGCGGTCAGCGTCAGCGCATCGGCATCGCCCGCGCGCTCGCGCTGAACCCGAAGCTGGTCGTGGCCGACGAGCCGGTCTCGGCGCTCGACGTGTCGATCCAGGCCCAGGTCGTCAACCTGCTCGACGACCTCCAGCAGGAGCTCGGCCTCACCTACGTGATCATCGCGCACGACCTCTCGGTCGTCCGGCACGTCTCGGACCGCATCGCGGTGATGTACCTCGGCAAGATCGTGGAGCTGGCCGACCGGGACCTGCTCTACAAGTCGCCGATGCACCCGTACACCAAGGCGCTGATGTCGGCGGTGCCGATCCCGGACCCGCGGCGCAAGCACGCCAAGAGCGAGCGGATCCTGCTCAAGGGTGACGTGCCCTCGCCGATCTCGCCGCCGAGCGGCTGCCGCTTCCACACCCGGTGCTGGAAGGCGACCCAGGTCTGCAAGACCACCGAGCCGGTCCTCGTCGAGCTGCGGACCGGCCAGCAGGTCGCCTGCCACCACCCGGAGAACTTCGAGGACCAGGCCCCGCAGGACACCGTCCTGCTGACCGTCGCGAAGGAGGCGGCGGAGCTGGTGGCCGACGAGGTGCTCGCGGAGTCGGCGGAGACGTCGGCCGCGGTGGCGGCGGAAGTGGCGGCCGAAGCGGCTGCCGAGACCGCTGAGCCGACCGAGGCCACCGGGGACACCGAGGCGGTCGACGAGACCGCTTCGGAGGCTTCCGGTGACGACACTCCGGCCAAAGAGAAGTAA